GCGCGGTGTGTTGCATTGCGAAATCTGGCCGGAAAACTGGAATGTACCGCTGGTGTGCCTGTGTGCCCACCTCAACCTGCGCGAGCCTGACCGCTTAAAGCAATATCGGGCGATTTTTGATTACATCACCCGCCAAGTCGATCCCCAAAGCCCGCTGATTATCGCCGGCGACTTCAACGATTGGCGTTACAAATCCACCATTTTGCTTGGCAATGCACTGAATTTGCAGGAGGTGTTTGTAGATGAAAACGGCAAACGCCCCAAAACCTTTCCCTCATGCCTGCCCGTTTTAAGCCTCGACCGCATCTATACCCGCAATCTCGAAGTGGTCGGCGCAAAAATCCACCGCAGCAGACAGTGGCAGCGGCTCTCCGACCATCTGCCCCTGAGTGTGAAAGTGCTGCCCCGCATCAAACAGCCGTAACGTATCCGCATCCAGACCGGCCGTCAGAAACCTTTCAGACGGCCTTTATTGTTTGTCCGGTTCACCGAAACTGCTCCAAGCATGGTGAATCCGCTTAATTTGCGGTAAAAAGCAGCAAGTCGCAGACAATATGGCCCCCGATTCTGTTGCCGCCTGGGTTTTGCAAAACGATTCTCTCAGGCGGAGATGCAGCAACGCCGTAACAGAAATCAAGTGGGTTTGCCATAGCAAAACAGACACAGCGAAACAGGCCGGCGCGGCCATGATTTTGAAGCGGGCGGGTTGCCTGCATCTTTGCCAACCATCATTAAAACCGCTATCCTTTCCCCTTTTTTACCTTTCCCGAAAACAACCATGAACATCACCCAAACCCTCGCCGCCGAACTCTCCGCCACCGCCGCCCAAATTACCGCCGCCGTTGCCCTTTTAGACGAAGGCGCCACCGTGCCCTTTATCGCCCGCTACCGCAAAGAAGCCACCGGCGGGCTGGACGATACCCGGCTTCGCACGCTGCAAGAACGTCTCACCTACCTGCGCGAGCTTGAGGAACGCAAACAAACCGTATTAAAAAGCATAGCGGAGCAAGGCAAACTTTCAGACGGCCTCAAAGCGCAAATCGAAGCGGCCGACAACAAAACCGCGCTTGAAGATTTATACCTGCCCTACAAGCCCAAACGCCGCACCAAAGCGCAGATTGCCCGCGAAAACGGCCTGCAACCGCTGGCCGATTCGCTGTTGGCAAACCCAGATCAAGACCCCGAAACCGCCGCGCAAGCCTATCTCAGTGGGCAGATTTCCGACAGCAAAGCCGCACTGGAGGGCGCGCGCGCCATTTTGATGGAACAATTCGCCGA
This genomic interval from Neisseria musculi contains the following:
- a CDS encoding endonuclease/exonuclease/phosphatase family protein, giving the protein MPPTPVTVTSYNMHKGMSALNRKVQVGSMAEALQSLHSDILFLQEVQGEHRGRCAKLPDFPHLPHYDIISEHLSFHSSYGKTAAFPERHHGNAILSHMPINTRHNLNISVNKLEQRGVLHCEIWPENWNVPLVCLCAHLNLREPDRLKQYRAIFDYITRQVDPQSPLIIAGDFNDWRYKSTILLGNALNLQEVFVDENGKRPKTFPSCLPVLSLDRIYTRNLEVVGAKIHRSRQWQRLSDHLPLSVKVLPRIKQP